In Euphorbia lathyris chromosome 2, ddEupLath1.1, whole genome shotgun sequence, the sequence CTGCATTATGAACACCAGTCATATCTTCAAATTCAACAAACGCATAACATACACCAACATCCTGCATATAAAGGGAGGAAAAACAGTTATTGCATTATGGATTTTAAGAAGAAATTAAGTAGATTCTGTTAAAATAAACCCCAAGACCGTACCTTGCGACTTCGGATAACAACCCCATCAGGTACAATTTTGCCAAAATTCTTGAATTCCTCTTCAATTTCAGTTTCAGATACAGTAGTTGGCAAGTTCCTTACATAGACAGACAGTATCTCATCtaaatttcaaaacaattttgaaaaggaaagaagaaaaagCCAGTGTGAGCACTAAATAcatcaaattaaaaaacaatTATATTTAAGTTTCAAAATTAGGACCAATATTTTAGCAAATGAAAAACCAAACAAAAAAATGAAGCTCCAGCCATTTCTATTGCGTCCATACTTTTTCATGATTTACTGAAAACATAATTGTATTGGCACGTCTAAAGTGGCCAAGTAAACGTAATCAAGTACGGAAGTAACTAACCTTCATCTTCCACAGCTGAAATATCCTCGCCCATGTCTGCTCCAAGCCtatcaaatgaatttgatggCACAGTTGATTGCTGAGCAAGTGGCTGGGAAGTATGATTCCAATCTGAAGCAGGTGGGACAGTCTTGTTAAAAGAAGGCTGGGGAGCAGCTGATGGTGCATATTGTCCCTTAGCAACCCGTAACTTtaaagtgaaaaaaaataataaaaaagaaaagcaaagaaaaagtTAGGCTGATAGGCAAGggtaatatataaatttaaacatgcctatacatttttatatttgtAGTAAGCATAAAATGAATATAAATACCATGTACAGAAACATACAATGGAAGCATAAGTGTGTTTTTGGGGCTCTCCAATTGGTTCTTCAACAGAAACAGGCAACTGATCTTGAATATTATTCCCTGCACTTTGAAGAGAACCATTTGACTCAAAAGTGGTTTCCTCTGGAACATTTTCAGGCTCATGAACTTGCTGAAACTGTTGCTCTGGAAAATTATAGTTGTCGACCGCACCATTTTCCTCGGCTTCAACAGGACTTGCAAACTCCCTAGCCTGAATTTCTCCACCCAACAAATAAGTTGGAACTGCAAAAACCAGTTTGATAAGGGATTTTAGTTCAGAAAACTTTCTGCAACTGGCAAATTGGATTTTCATGTGTCTTGAAGCGGCACTAGCAAAAGATGCAAGTGTCTGTACAAACACATCTGACCAAAATGCTCATAGCCTAAAGACTATCTAAATACAGTAAAACTTCAAATTACCCCTAAATATTAACCAACCAAAAGAAAAACCTACACTTGCTGGATTCTTCATCACTCAAAGCAATACAGACATTGTTACTAACCAAAGACATTGTTACTAACCAAACCATGCATAGTAACTTGGCAATCTAGTTTTCTGCATTTAGTTATTCAGGCGAAATGATGATACCTGGCTCTGATATTGCCATAGGAGTATTCATTTTGGAATCAAGATTGTTCTGAGCTAGTAAAACAGCTGGATGATGGTGAATTGGTTCCTCATCAATGAAGTGAAAAACATCATTGAGAACAAAAAAGCCTTTCTCCTGAGGTGCAAGAAAAAATGTTTCCATAAACTTCCGCCTTCCAATCAAATTCTTCACTTGCACAGAACCAAACACCATTACAAGAACTCCTCCATTCCACGACTCCAAGGAATGTGCAGTCCTTATTTCAATTCCAGCAAAATTGAGTGACATAACAAGTGCATGAATGTGctggaaaaacagaaaaagataaAACAGATATATTAGCTAAGGGAgctacacacacacacacacaaacaCAAAACCAATGAAAGacacaaaagtaaataataTTTGCTATATGCTCTTTAATTTTGATTCATAGTCTGTGCATTGTGCATAGAAACGAGTCACGCGAAAACTTGAAGAAATTGAGCATCAAAaatcagaaaataggaaaactaAATAGAGggatataaaattaaaaatgcagAAAACAACTACTCCTATTCTCACATAGATAGTTTTTCAGAATAATAacccaaaataaaattgaatcgGAAAAAAAGCAATCCATTAATAACAAATTGAATTTTTCAACAGACAAAAGAGATAAATGAAGTATATAGACAGAGAGAGATACGAGCATTGTAGTGGCGTTATCTCTACAAGTTCCATCAATACGAAGCATAGTGCTGGCGTCATTATAGAACTGATAAACCAATTCCGGCTGATGCTGTAACAAATTATAGTACTGCCCGACGAAGTACGTCCCAACCTACACCACAAAATTACAAATACTAACAacatcatcatcttcatcaaataggaaaatcaaaagaaaaaagtCAGAGAAAAACCTGAGCAGCAGTCACAGGGATGGGATAGGGAGTCGACATTTGAAAAAAACCTAGATAGATCCACGAATGACCCTCCTAGAAAAGATCTGCAAGAGTTGCAGCAAAAAGACCATTAAAAGCAGTAAGAAAAGCAGAGTAGAAGATAGAGTAGAAAGAGCAGAGACGGACCGTGGAAAGAGAGTTTAAAAagagggagagggagagggagagggagaggaTAGAGAAGAGAGAATAAGAAACCTGGAGGGATTAGATTCGAAGAGGCTCTACACTGGTTTGTTTCCTTGCTGCCTTTTGAgtcttttgttttgttttggtttCATCTCCTCTgggtttttattattattattattattattattaattctaATTTCTATAAAGTTGGAAAGAAaaaactttatactttttttcaAGTCAATCTTTATCAAGTCAATAAACATGGCATCATTGttgtcaaaagaaaaaaaaagatttggattaaattacaaattatttttgggttaattataaaaatagccCAATTCAAAGgtatgtttatatttttagaccAGTTACGACacatcttaccaaattagataATTTTGTTATTAACTTTTTTGAAATAGCTATATTTTAGTGTTATGCGAAACAACTGTTGCGGTTTTGGCTACAATTTTTGATAGATTTTCTTTATCAAATTCAATGGCAAAGGTCGGAAAGAATGTAAGTTTCAATCTTATTACATCTAAGGGAGTGTTTGGTTAGATCAAAATATGGTATGGAATCGGAATGGGAATGCTTAATTCCCTTTGTTAATGTTTGGTTATACAAAATATGAAGGGAATGAGAATCTGATTCCCTATTATATGGGAATCACCCATTCCTCCCTACACCCCAAGGAATTAATTCTGATTCCCTaatgaattaattatttatctcTCCTCCCCACTTTCACATGCCTTGCCCCTTTATCCGTCTTTTTTGTGAAGCACGTTCATAGCATCAGTCGTGATGTGTTGTCTGCAACACAAAAGCAAGAGTATGGATTTCCTGGAGAAATGAGATCAGAAGGTTCATAAAGCTCAAACATGGTTGAACAAGGCAGTCACACATGCTCCAAAATTCATCATATATAGGACTGAAGAAAAGGAAGATAATgctgaaaataataaaatattagttgCTTCCATTGTCTTTTCGCCCAATTAGACCAAACTAGGTTACACCATTGATTTTCAGTCGAGCTTTATATGAAGTTTCAATTCTTGAAAGAGATTTATTTTTAACTGTAAGTTATAATTGttattatttaacaaaaaaatattatattcatTCCGATTCCGGCGATTTTAAAACTTCAAATGAAATTATATTCCGATTCCAGATACAACcaaacaaattaaataaatagtcattccgGTTCTGATTCCGTCacattccgattccgattccgattccgGTGTTTAAACCAAACGCTCCCTAATAACATGAAATCGCAGCATGTTTTTTCATATGATTTAAAGTCTTATTGAGGTTAGAGTTATATTAAGTAGCATGTTTATACATTGAAACTTATTTGAGATGTATTTATACGATTGGATGTGTTAGAAATCATTTTATTTCAGCAACTCGATAGTTTCGCAGTCATGAAAATCTTTCGTAGTGGAAGCAACTACAGAGAAAATTCATATCAGTTATTGAATACATCATGCAGCTTTAAACTAACCACCCCTTTTGATGCACTAGATACAATAGAGATCATAGGTGCATCATGGACCTCTAGCACATCTTTATGGAAttctattaatattattaattctAGTCTTAATGACGGTTTGTCTAGGTAAATTCTGTACAACATCGGTGTTATCTTTTCACGAATTGTGACATCTTGACCAAATACCGCTCCATATTCCACAAAGATGTGTTTTGTCTTTAGATAATGCCATCTATCGTTAGTGTGTAGGtggcctatttttcctttctaATTGGTTCACAATTTCTGCAATGAAACCTTCTAGAGCATTGGTGTTAACCCCTGATCTATAGTACGTCAAGCTGAAAAATGATAGAAAAATCGAACGTCGGTTTTTATTCCAACACAACAATcggtatagtttttttttttaaattcaagcCCCGAACAATATTTTTTCAAAACCGGCCTAAAAACGACATGATTTTTGCCTAGGCGGATCCAGGACCCACATGTACATAAGACAGGCGGATCCAGCCTAGGCATTAAGGTTAAAATTgtctttttaatatatattcattctATCctctaaatttctattttcaaATCTAAATTTCTTCATCCCCATAATAGAATATCGAAGCAGAGAGTGGAAAAGAGCAGAATGATCAGAAGTCGGCGAAGCTTCAATATTAATGAGTTTGGCCATAGTAAACGCAGAAAATTAGTGTTGAAAAGTAAGGGCACAATCAACCTTTTTTTCAATGAAGGTCGGAGACCCTATTCCCTTCTACCAGGTAAAGTTATGCCATAACATTGGAATCTCAAATAGCTCACAATGAttaatgggaaaattacacagaaattcatcttttaaaaactatttacaactatgtcaagttataattttagattatgtcaaactagtaaaatcagtaattttaatatattttaaggattagaatttataaattcaagtctagaatatatattctaaggtttataatttataaattggagtctagaattgtTAAACaatgatataaaatcataatatataaagaataatgacatattaaaaattaaatttactgatatgacttagttataattttgtattaattatgatattcatgtatttgaacCATGATTAATAGCACAACATCCAAGTAATAGATCCATTTACATCTGGGCCGAATTATTAGATTTCCATAAAAGGGCAAGCCCACTACCATTATTGACTGGatcaacaaaaagaaaatagggtcaaatacatgaatatcataattaagtacaaaattacaactaagtcatatcaccaaacttaattcttaatatgtcattattttttatatattatgattttataccatgaTTTAGAagttctagactccaattcatcaatcataaaccctagaaaatatattatagacttataatttataaattccaatccttaaactatattaaaagtactaattttactagtttgatataatccaaaattatgacttgacataattgtaaatagtttttagaaaatgaatttctgtgtaattttcccaagaAAATAGCCTATTATCATAATcaacttttctttttatcacTTCAACTTTCCAACGATTACACTTTATTTccgttaaaaagaaaaattgcaGACTAAGACGGGTTACCAAATTCATAAGCATACGAACTGACTGAGGGTCAGCCATATTTCGGTAGTTCCGACTTAAAGTACAAAACTAAGGGTGCGTTTGGCGGATTCGGAAACCAGTACCCATCAAAAACAAGTTTTTTGACCCACCTTCTTACCACTTGTAAACTTTTGCTGGATAAATGAATAGTTATTTAAGATTATTTGATTCATTACATATAATAGTTGATTATGTAAAGacattttatcttttaatttataattaatgaaATAGAAAAAATTCATAGTTTATAATCATAAATTTTTTGTGCAATTTACTCCAATACGGCATCCAAGAAAAATACAGATCGAGAACCATTCACTTCCGATTCTGaagaaaatcaaaatcaaaacaaaaaatattatgattttacatcataatttaaaaattttactccaattcataaatcataaaccctaaaaaatatattttagacttctaatttataaattccgattcttaaaatatattaaaaatacttattttattagtttgatataatccaaaattataacttgacatagttataaatagttttaaaaaaatgaatttctgtgtaattttcccttttgttcATCCAGTCAATAATAGTAGTGGGCTTGCCCTTTTATGGAAATCTAATAATTCGGCCCAGATGTTAGGCTTCTCTAAAAATCATATTGATGTAAAGGTTGTGCTAAATGGATCTATTACTTGGATGTTGTGCTATATTAATCAGAAAACATGAATTGCAACCTTTCTTAAAATCATAAAATGGCTAATACTTCTGGTCTTCTATAATATTTGTCTTTAAAATTAAGGCTcaagaattaaaaaatataattaatgttaactaaaaaaaactttGACCCTTTGGTAAATAACTTTTTGGGGACAAAATTAGATATTTGAGTCACTTTAGagattttgactagtcaaacctctaataaagagatgtttgaaagagcttattggtctaaaaaactaattttgaaaaggCTCTTTTTATGAGCCTTTTCAATTAACTTATTGATCAATCTcttttgaatgacatttttatcCCTATTAACTACTCTCTAACCCCAAATAAAAACTTTATTAtgtccttatttattattttacccAAACATCTATTAACAATCAActaagttttataaaaaaagtttacataatcagctagtcaaatcaactaACAAAAAATGTAATCGACTAACAACTAATATAATCAgctatcagctaacagctatttGCCAAACAGGGTCATTTGTTACCCTTGTATTAATtgtatcaatcaattaatttttatctattcctGAAATAAAAGACAACTTAAATAGGGATATATTTGGTAAAACATCAATTAATATACATTTATCGAATCAAAACGTCAAACATTATGGAACAATAAAATTTCTCTAAAAAGACAAATATTATGGAACGGATAGAGTAATTCTTTGATGGGTTAATACAAATATATGCCcatatatcaaataaaaaatCTAAATCTCCCTCGTAATTATTAACAACAAACAAATATATCTTTATTTGAACGGTAAGCTTATTTGGCATAATTCTATTCGTCTAGTCACCACACCATTAAATGTATATTTGTATGTCGTTAACAATTACGATGACATATTTAtctgtttatttgatataggtgGGATGGTAGGTGAGGTGAATGTAATGTGAAGATATTTTTaatgtcatttaaaaatataaaaatatatttaattatttatttaatatagagACATATATAATAATACAAACAAATATAAAAGCATATATCTAtattaaccctttttttttattatctacCACTATTCTTATCGGCTctctttttcattaaaaactaatcgaaaacccgtgcgattcacggggtatgaaacttttatataatttagataaataaataaattgacatatttacttttaaataattttatatcatgctatgaaaaaaaattatattatgtatatttgaaattaatatatatagtttaatgataattcaaattaaattaattttaaaaataattgactactttttttatagaattttaactaaagatgaatgatttatttatttttacaaaattcaatgatttgtactttttaggaattttaatacattttcatattccaaatattatgtgaaacaataataataaaatagcagattaattaagaaatatattagaatataataaaagatcaaaaattgaattaaactataattaaaattaaatattatatttacgatacaaaagaattacaatataggttaaacaaaaattgaattaaactacaattaaaattaaatattatatctacaatacaaaagaattacaatctatgttaaaatggaagcatcatcaatatattattctataaactattacaatcaatacttttctaatgttgcatatgaagaaactttatcaattcaatatgttacatataaaaaaataaaattcgtaagaattagtcacaaattcatcttgatgataattattttggttgatggaatttcatgatcaccaagtattcgaattcaattattcattatgctacaataacccaatatatctaattgaatcagtttaagatgatgatttctcctattttcatctcgtaatatctcatcaagacattcgatcaatttgttcttcattctttcattatatagaatatcagtcatactcgcagatatcacttatttaacttcattaatattttctaataattatatattcttgaattttgtaagtaagaaaaacaaacaaaagaattgaaaaaaaaatgaagggacgaaaaagataattaggagagaaccatcttcctctcgggtttttttttaaaaaaaataagagagaatgtcgagacataagcgtataagaggagattgaaaatattttttacccattaattaaacactttattttttcttaatgaagtattaagtccataaattaattttagttaaatagaattaaatcgcgattgtaaccactcagtacaaaaaaaacgttttataattaatatgtgaaattaattatattaattagaatcattatgctcaacatttgagaatttgaagagattcaaataataatattttcttaattaatatttttcaataatttgtcctatgatcatatttcattttcatctgttaaaaactcttgaaatactaacaattttatacgaaccataatataatagttaaaaattatataagccaatgttgaaaaaacaattatctcaatatccataattaatgtacatttttaggatttttagcatcaaaatttatttttatttaccttgattttgaattcgtatctagcataatccacattcttcaagaataaacatcttatcaagcgtattagacgcttacaatctccttgtctagaaaattggaaaaaaataacttcttgataataataataataataatataacataatttatattgaaataaacttcattgtaagtataatattccaatatctctttaatattttatttaatatgtctcaaacttcaatgaacaactatcgtgtgaaactttatatatatttgtaccaaaatgcataaaaataaaaaatacaatccatatcaattagctaaactcaaactaaaaaaatgagtggatttcaacatgttccgaattagaaaaattaatctaacttcaattaaaactaaaaattgagttcataaaaagccgaaaatctaaattttagttagagttaacaatcaaaacgataacacctaggaacatatataaaaaagaatgcaaatatacaaaatctttattttagtcattttaaaaaataaataaataaaaaagaaaacattgataaggtagcgagatgtatggaatctggataacgacataaatggaatttcatctctgaaatttgaaactataacaacaattgtttaataaaaataaaacaacaacacaattgagaaagctaaaaattgaattcatataaagccgaaaatctaaattttagttaaaagTTAGCAATTGAAACAATAACACccagcaacatatactaaaaaagaatacaaatttataaaatctttattttagtcattttgaaaaaaaaagacaaataaaaaagaaaacatggataaggtagcgagggGTATGGAACCTgagtaacgacagaaatggaatttcatctctgaaaaatgaaactataacaactattgtttaataaaaagaaaacaacaacacaattgagaacaaaaataactacaacatatgaaaaaaaattgaataattaccttgagaaacataaaatttcttgtaatttttaacacttttgtgttttccggttttagttgttcattcatcttctatttctgtcgaatttcttcaattgaagcttgaagctatcagtttgaaaaaaaaagacaaataaaaaagaaaacatggataagatagcgagatgTATAGAACCTgagtaacaacagaaatgaatctgaaagatgaaactataacaactattgtttaataaaaataaaacaacaacataattgagaacaaaataactacaacatatgaaaaaaatcgaatatttaccttcagaaatataatactatctatcgtgaccaatgaatataatggtggaatactatctatcatgctttatatagaagtttatttgtgacttttggatttcctttgctttgtgttttttcatcttctcgTAACtattgctttcttttattatttaattaataggctagtaattatttaatatattataaatataaatttgttatttttaattaattaaatatttatttttaattaattaaatatttttaatctgatttttttacaacgttgacaactcatcaaaaagacctctaaaacacttcttctcatttctctctgcttccgtaattatatatagtatagattctTTCCGGTTTTTTTTCCTAAGAGAACTTTCCACTTATTTAGTTGgcttgtataaaaaaaaaattgaattaaatttttttgttaaatttttttgattCTTCTAAGGATTAATTTTGttagatttataatttaatatttaggtatatattttacatgaatataattttgaaatttaaaGATTAACATataaagcttttttttttttgaaaaggattaacatataaagttaaaaattaaactttaaagatttataatttaatattcaaCTGGATTTGTTTTTGGTTAAGGCACTGAGTTGGATAAAAGGTCGGGGATGGAAGAACTTTATTGTCGAGTCGGATTCACACTTACTAGGATATGCTCTAAAACAAGAAACTAACTACAATTCTTCTCTTGATCTAATAATTGGTGATTGCAAATCCTGAATAAAAAGTATTAGAGATTGTAGTGTCAATTTTATTTGTTGGTCAACGAACTAACTTGCTCATATGTTTGCTCAGGCAATTGGTTATGTGTCTAACTATGGGGAGTCAATGTACTTTTTCGATGTAATAAGAATCTTGTGTCGAAATTGAGAAATTTATGGCTCAAATCTTTAGTATTTTGGTTGTCGTTATCCTTGCTTCTACCGTGACATGCTATCAGACGAACATATGCAGGATAGCCTAGAGCTCCGATCAATTTACGTGAGTCAAGGAAATGACATATTGGCTGTGTTGATGGTGATCCTTTGTTCTCGGATATCATAATTGCTCCAGATTTGGTAGAAGAATGGTCTCAAGCGTGGTCCAATGCTTTGGTTGTGAAAATTTTGGACCGGAATGTGGGTTATATTGCGATACGGAACCGTGCAACCGAGGTATGAAAAACTGAAAGGGGATTTACGATGATCGACCTCAGTTGTGGCTTCCGTCTGGTTAATTTTGATAAGTTGTTGGATAAAGACCGTGTTATTCAGGATGGCCCGTGGTCGGTTCAAGGACACTATCTAACGATTCAGACTTGTTCACCCTCCTTTGTGCCCTCTACTACTTCAATGGACTCAACACTTATTTGGGAAAGATTCCTGGAATTTCCGTTAAAGTATTATCAGGAGGATGATCTTATGTTGATTGGTAATTCATTTGTTAAAGCTATCAGAGCTAATAAAGGAAGTCTCGAGGGAAGTTTGCTCGGGTTTGTGTCGAAGTTGACCTGAAAAAACTCTTTGTTGCTCAGTTACGCTTGAATGGTTGTATCTATCACGTCGAAGATGAAGGACTTTATACTGCTTGTACTAAATGTGGGCGTTAAGGCGTGTTCTTATCCCAGTATTATGAAAGGTGTTTTAATATACTACTATAGAGAATCCTGTGGTTGGCAGGACTGGCGGGCTACTACCAAATGCATGTTCTGAAGGGCTATATGGTGAATGGATGCGTGTGCCTAAAAGGAAATATGATCCTTGTGTCAAGAAACCATATATGGGAACGACTTCCCTAACTCCCTAAAGGCAAGATACTAACACTCATTCAGCAATTGGTAAATCCCCATCTCTACAGACAAGCTTTTCGGCACTGACAGATAAAGGTCAGCTAACCAGCTGGGCTTCCTCCTCTTCGGGTTTTGCTTTCACTTCTCCTAGCACTGGCAATAAGGCTACCTTTAAGGGTCGACTTTCTGGTCCACTAAGGTTTCAGGATACAAGGTTGCATAATGTGTTCAGTTCTCTTATTGATAATGCGGTTGACGCcttgatgcgcctcccgtaaaggagactcactaagggataagtgtaccccgtcgttatcaagtaataaaattctggaaagtccatgtatcgtccacaggatttatttctgcaagtatcaagctacttggtctcaggtgttatctaggctttgggggttttgagtttggtttttcttaagttaatctactcctaggttgaattatactactcctagctaagttatctaattctaactaagttattctacgcctaattaagttaaactactcctaggtgatcttttaccaatgtaattatccgaaggaacatgaagggatacgatgataatgaaaatagattgtttagacaaacggaattaaaacctaatctaagtcacttgtgtccgaggcgattaaccctacctatcctcttgAGGTCCATacttcgtgattcccttgtaaggccgaaactagctctaaggctcagcaatttgggcttaatcttctatagggtcgtcaatcctataggcactgactaggtcagattcagctcgcaatatgtgccaacttaattttgggattatcgaatgagttaaaccaatcagacaaagcgtaagacaaagattaaagcaataaaacagttgaataaacaaaactataatatatatcaaagatgaaagtattgtcacgaagatacaatgagcctaggattcataacatggatcagaggctagacaaaatataaaagaagaaaaatccctttcagggaacctgtctaccaatgcaggcgtcttcctaggacttaaggatggagattgagcaatcctcggtgaacggagcttcggaggtgtcttcaatggaggtttgaaggatatggaggaggtggagaggatttctcaaggtgaaagctaagaaaattacaaagataaaagatatctaatttacaatggaaaagttctatttatagttgtagctcgggccctctttttgacctatttcgtgtccttatgcaggtgggaagtcgtgggaccggtcgtggagtcgtggggtcaaaactgctaattttgaccaattcccgcaggtcagctcgccgagcagggcgcgctgctcggcgagctgacatAGCCAGTCCGACGAGCGgttttgccctgcacgcttCTGCACTGTCGCTCGATGTCCCATGATGTAATTTttgcccgaacttatccctgcgcatgcacgaaaactccaaatagcattagtccaaaggctaaattgacccgccaatcgctcattttgagcaaacgctccgtttggtgcgacttttggcggatcaattagctataaaagataacgaaattataacatacatgccatttggccttatttgcctaaaatgatcagaaaatgagcctaaataacgaaaagttaataaaacatttccaattcctaa encodes:
- the LOC136219472 gene encoding nuclear transport factor 2-like isoform X1, with translation MSTPYPIPVTAAQVGTYFVGQYYNLLQHQPELVYQFYNDASTMLRIDGTCRDNATTMLHIHALVMSLNFAGIEIRTAHSLESWNGGVLVMVFGSVQVKNLIGRRKFMETFFLAPQEKGFFVLNDVFHFIDEEPIHHHPAVLLAQNNLDSKMNTPMAISEPVPTYLLGGEIQAREFASPVEAEENGAVDNYNFPEQQFQQVHEPENVPEETTFESNGSLQSAGNNIQDQLPVSVEEPIGEPQKHTYASILRVAKGQYAPSAAPQPSFNKTVPPASDWNHTSQPLAQQSTVPSNSFDRLGADMGEDISAVEDEDEILSVYVRNLPTTVSETEIEEEFKNFGKIVPDGVVIRSRKDVGVCYAFVEFEDMTGVHNAVKAGSAYVAGRQVYIEERRPNSNIPSRVGRGRGRGRSSYPVDAPRGRFGGRSFGRDGNYEGAERGYNKSRGNGYYRPTSRQDRASSGYQVSRRFENESD
- the LOC136219472 gene encoding nuclear transport factor 2-like isoform X2, producing MSLNFAGIEIRTAHSLESWNGGVLVMVFGSVQVKNLIGRRKFMETFFLAPQEKGFFVLNDVFHFIDEEPIHHHPAVLLAQNNLDSKMNTPMAISEPVPTYLLGGEIQAREFASPVEAEENGAVDNYNFPEQQFQQVHEPENVPEETTFESNGSLQSAGNNIQDQLPVSVEEPIGEPQKHTYASILRVAKGQYAPSAAPQPSFNKTVPPASDWNHTSQPLAQQSTVPSNSFDRLGADMGEDISAVEDEDEILSVYVRNLPTTVSETEIEEEFKNFGKIVPDGVVIRSRKDVGVCYAFVEFEDMTGVHNAVKAGSAYVAGRQVYIEERRPNSNIPSRVGRGRGRGRSSYPVDAPRGRFGGRSFGRDGNYEGAERGYNKSRGNGYYRPTSRQDRASSGYQVSRRFENESD